A window of the Sabethes cyaneus chromosome 1, idSabCyanKW18_F2, whole genome shotgun sequence genome harbors these coding sequences:
- the LOC128736471 gene encoding glutathione S-transferase 1-like, whose protein sequence is MTIDLYCHVVAPVCRSVMMLAQALGIELNLIETDVLKGDQHKPDFLARNPQHCIPMLVDGDVVIWESNAILMYLAEKYGTVDKMYYPRDIVERATVNRLLFFQIGTLHRALSQYYYPILTGIGEGRPEDFRKVQDAVKVMDRFLDGNKWLAGEQLTVADFSTVVSVASLDGVIKFDLSAYKNVFRWYQQCKKELQGFQSLTMEAVARSKECIEAYKRFKRNEFARAQEEDCEAAGCSTSGTRSDSSRPPCTD, encoded by the exons ATGACAATCGATCTGTACTGTCACGTAGTGGCACCCGTCTGTCGATCGGTGATGATGCTGGCCCAAGCCCTCGGAATCGAACTGAACCTAATCGAAACGGATGTGCTGAAGGGCGATCAACACAAGCCAGACTTTTTAGCG CGGAACCCGCAGCATTGTATTCCAATGTTGGTGGATGGCGACGTAGTTATCTGGGAATCGAATGCCATTCTGATGTATCTGGCTGAAAAATATGGAACCGTGGATAAAATGTACTATCCGAGAGATATCGTCGAGCGAGCGACCGTGAATAGATTGCTGTTCTTTCAAATTGGCACGCTTCACCGAGCACTATCCCAATACTACTATCCAATTTTGACCGGAATTGGCGAAGGAAGACCGGAAGATTTTCGAAAGGTTCAAGATGCTGTAAAAGTGATGGATAGATTTCTCGACGGTAATAAATGGTTAGCAGGCGAGCAGCTGACGGTAGCTGACTTCAGTACGGTCGTCAGTGTTGCATCCCTGGACGGAGTGATAAAGTTCGATTTGAGCGCTTATAAAAATGTGTTTCGCTGGTACCAACAGTGTAAGAAGGAATTACAAGGATTCCAATCGCTCACAATGGAAGCCGTTGCTCGATCGAAGGAATGCATAGAAGCATACAAGAGGTTCAAGAGAAATGAATTTGCACGAGCTCAAGAAGAAGATTGTGAGGCTGCTGGTTGCAGTACTAGTGGTACTAGAAGCGATAGTAGTAGACCCCCTTGTACAGATTAA
- the LOC128736414 gene encoding uncharacterized protein LOC128736414, with translation MDLYHTIISPPSRSVILLAKHLNVPLNLKKLDIFAGEQLSEWFVKINPQHCVPTLVTEEGVSLWESNAIMVYLAERFDMDEKVYPKDALKRAVVNNRLCFNLATLYKQISGYYGPIVMRGATPDENAFKQVEQAFQYLEGFLAKGKFAAGEQITVADFALVTTVSMASAMKFDFTNYPNIERWRKLCENTITGYEEVSKQAQTAWKAFQESKQKNKMDLYYHIIPPPSRAVLVLAKKLKLELNLISTDTRDAGQMDILAKVNSLQSMPTLVDDGIIVGESHNILIHLAEKFDTEGTLYPVDAGQRARVLECMFFDTNMYKCFVAYSMPVVIKRQEPNDDLREKLLVCIRAFDRYMESRSYVATDHFTVADLALSQTVAALEVIKIQVTDFANVNRWYEAVRSELPGADEFQAQCEDVLRAYLVRQFGDLDS, from the exons ATGGACCTTTACCACACGATTATCTCACCACCGTCTCGGTCGGTCATCCTTCTGGCTAAGCATCTTAACGTTCCACTAAACCTCAAAAAATTAGATATATTCGCGGGTGAGCAACTATCCGAATGGTTCGTTAAGATAAACCCTCAGCACTGTGTTCCGACCTTGGTAACGGAGGAAGGCGTGTCTTTGTGGGAGAGTAACGCCATCATGGTCTATCTGGCCGAACGTTTCGACATGGACGAAAAAGTCTATCCGAAAGATGCGTTAAAACGGGCCGTTGTGAACAATCGACTGTGCTTCAATCTGGCAACACTGTACAAGCAAATCAGCGGCTACTACGGACCGATCGTGATGCGTGGTGCGACTCCCGATGAGAATGCATTCAAACAAGTGGAGCAAGCGTTCCAGTATCTGGAGGGTTTCTTGGCAAAGGGTAAGTTCGCCGCCGGCGAGCAGATTACGGTTGCGGATTTCGCTCTAGTTACGACGGTATCGATGGCGAGTGCGATGAAGTTCGACTTTACGAATTATCCGAACATTGAACGGTGGAGAAAGCTTTGCGAAAACACGATCACCGGTTACGAGGAGGTATCCAAGCAGGCTCAGACTGCCTGGAAAGCGTTTCAGGAGAGCAAACAAAAGAA CAAAATGGATCTCTACTATCATATTATACCGCCACCAAGCAGAGCTGTACTAGTATTAGCCAAGAAATTAAAGCTAGAGTTGAACCTCATTTCTACAGACACTCGGGATGCCGGCCAAATGGACATTCTAGCAAAA GTGAATTCACTGCAATCGATGCCAACCCTGGTAGATGATGGCATCATCGTCGGCGAATCGCACAACATTCTCATCCACTTGGCCGAGAAGTTCGACACAGAAGGAACGCTGTACCCGGTGGACGCCGGGCAGCGTGCCCGAGTGCTCGAGTGTATGTTCTTCGATACCAACATGTACAAGTGCTTCGTAGCGTACTCCATGCCGGTGGTTATCAAACGGCAGGAACCGAACGACGACCTGAGGGAGAAGCTGCTCGTCTGCATCCGGGCCTTCGATCGCTACATGGAGTCGCGCAGCTACGTTGCCACCGATCACTTCACGGTGGCCGATTTGGCACTCTCGCAAACGGTAGCCGCACTGGAGGTGATCAAGATCCAGGTGACCGACTTTGCCAATGTGAACCGTTGGTACGAAGCAGTGCGCAGCGAGTTACCGGGTGCCGACGAGTTTCAGGCACAATGCGAAGACGTGCTGCGTGCCTATTTGGTGAGACAATTTGGCGATCTGGATTCGTAA
- the LOC128733022 gene encoding glutathione S-transferase 1-1-like — translation MDLYYMPLSAPCQSVRLLAKAMNLHLNLIHLDLFKEEHLKPEFLKLNPQHVIPTITDNDFVLWESRAILIYLCEKYGKGDAWYPRDPKKRAMVNQRLYFDMGTLYQRFSQRFYPVIFEGKPLLDETLPPLEEAFGFLETFLADSTYVAGDRITIADLCILTTITCMKVAAGLDFTQYPNVERWYGLMSAEVAGFEEVCVQGAQEFAPFFEVVKKLQQQ, via the exons ATGGATCTGTACTATATGCCACTGTCGGCTCCATGCCAGTCGGTTCGGCTGCTTGCCAAAGCGATGAACTTGCACCTTAACCTGATCCATTTGGACCTTTTTAAGGAAGAACATTTGAAGCCAGAATTCCTGAAG CTCAACCCGCAACATGTGATCCCAACGATTACCGATAATGATTTCGTTCTGTGGGAGTCCCGCGCTATCCTTATCTATTTGTGTGAGAAGTACGGCAAAGGAGACGCATGGTATCCACGTGATCCGAAGAAGCGGGCTATGGTCAACCAGCGGTTGTACTTTGATATGGGCACCCTCTATCAGCGCTTCAGCCAGCGCTTTTATCCGGTGATTTTCGAAGGTAAACCATTACTGGATGAGACGCTTCCCCCGCTGGAAGAGGCATTTGGCTTCCTCGAAACGTTCCTGGCCGATAGCACGTACGTCGCCGGGGATCGGATAACGATTGCTGATCTGTGTATTTTGACGACAATTACCTGCATGAAGGTCGCTGCAGGATTGGATTTTACGCAGTATCCAAACGTCGAGCGATGGTACGGACTGATGTCCGCGGAGGTGGCCGGGTTTGAAGAAGTTTGCGTCCAGGGAGCACAAGAATTTGCACCGTTCTTCGAGGTGGTCAAAAAACTTCAGCAACAATAA